The following proteins are co-located in the Lichenicola cladoniae genome:
- the istB gene encoding IS21-like element helper ATPase IstB, with the protein MLAHPTQERLIALGLGSMAKAFDDQRRQPDIAALSFEERLALLIDRESTDRENKRLVARLRFAALRQAAVVEDVDLRSARGLDRALFQKLAAGDWIDRKQNLLILGPTGVGKSWLACALGHKACRDDRSVAYYRMPRMLEALALARGDGRHARMLKTIARVQVLILDDWGLTPLSAEQRRDLLEIMDDRHGKGSTIVTSQVPVDHWHEVIGDPTIADAILDRLVHNAHRLILKGESLRKQAAKAIMLDAEVTA; encoded by the coding sequence ATGCTTGCCCATCCTACCCAGGAACGCCTGATCGCCCTTGGCCTCGGCAGCATGGCCAAGGCGTTCGACGACCAGCGACGACAGCCCGACATTGCAGCACTGAGCTTCGAGGAGCGGCTGGCACTGCTGATCGATCGCGAGAGCACCGACCGGGAGAACAAGCGACTGGTTGCCCGGCTGCGCTTTGCAGCGCTCCGCCAGGCGGCCGTGGTCGAGGACGTCGACCTGCGCAGCGCACGCGGACTCGATCGGGCATTGTTCCAAAAGCTTGCAGCCGGCGACTGGATCGACCGCAAGCAGAACCTGCTGATCCTGGGACCGACCGGCGTAGGCAAGTCGTGGCTGGCCTGCGCGCTCGGCCACAAGGCCTGCCGGGACGACCGCTCTGTCGCCTACTACCGGATGCCCAGGATGCTCGAGGCTCTCGCTCTGGCCCGTGGCGACGGACGCCATGCCCGCATGCTGAAGACGATCGCCCGGGTGCAGGTCCTAATTCTGGATGACTGGGGTCTCACGCCGCTCAGCGCCGAGCAGCGACGCGACCTGCTGGAGATCATGGACGACCGTCATGGCAAAGGCTCGACGATCGTGACCAGCCAGGTTCCGGTCGATCATTGGCACGAGGTCATCGGCGATCCGACCATTGCCGATGCGATCCTCGACCGCCTCGTCCACAACGCCCACCGCCTCATCCTGAAAGGAGAGTCACTCAGAAAACAGGCCGCAAAGGCGATCATGCTTGACGCCGAAGTCACCGCCTGA
- a CDS encoding Mu transposase domain-containing protein → MDYYVEVYGHFYSVPYHLMREVIEARISDQTIELYHQNNRVASTIAPPAVSTVRCSRS, encoded by the coding sequence CTGGACTACTACGTCGAGGTGTATGGCCACTTCTACTCGGTGCCTTACCACCTGATGCGCGAGGTGATCGAGGCCCGCATCTCCGACCAGACCATCGAGCTGTATCACCAGAACAACCGTGTCGCCTCGACCATCGCGCCGCCCGCGGTCTCGACCGTGCGCTGTTCCAGAAGCTGA
- a CDS encoding ubiquitin family protein — MQAPLTKPHLGKDFAALTQRLQHAIAVRYRLPDWSHEDYLLHKRADHLAAASEALHVAGWARDAVHEMLGICMSPVMTDPMPCLEGCLPWQPWAPRRAAAVFLAKLRELVGADSLEAPADLTAAVEREAILARLGADSNECGH, encoded by the coding sequence ATGCAGGCGCCACTGACAAAGCCGCACCTGGGCAAGGACTTTGCCGCCCTGACCCAGCGCCTGCAGCACGCCATCGCGGTTCGCTACCGGCTGCCCGACTGGTCGCATGAGGACTACCTCCTGCATAAGCGCGCCGATCATCTGGCCGCCGCGTCTGAGGCTTTGCACGTGGCCGGCTGGGCACGCGACGCCGTGCACGAAATGCTGGGCATTTGCATGAGCCCGGTGATGACGGACCCGATGCCGTGCCTCGAGGGGTGCCTACCGTGGCAGCCATGGGCGCCGCGCCGCGCCGCCGCCGTGTTCCTGGCCAAACTGCGAGAGCTTGTCGGAGCCGACAGTCTGGAAGCTCCCGCTGACCTGACAGCGGCGGTCGAGCGCGAGGCGATTCTGGCCCGCCTTGGTGCGGATTCCAATGAATGCGGCCACTGA
- the istA gene encoding IS21 family transposase produces the protein MPAERVSMRKVREVLRLRHACGASERMIAQSVGISRTTVGEYLRRTAVIGIIWPLPTEMDDAELERRLFTPAGFDTALVRAAPNWNHVHAELRRRGVTLVLLWEEYRAEHPDGYGYSRFCGLYIGWRRGVSATMRQTHVAGERLFVDYAGDTVPVFDGATGEERPAHVFVAVLGASNYTYAEARWSEGLADWIGAHVNALTFLGGVPKLLVCDNLRSGVTATCRYEPGINRTYQEMAAHYGTAVLPARVRHPRDKAKVETAVLIVERFILARLRNRRFLSLGELNEAIHAVQGDMNARLMRKLGASRREFFDSIDRPALMPLPAEPYAYAEWKRCRVAPDYHVELHGHFYSVPSRLIRELVEARITDTTIEVFHAGQRVAAHSRSTLRRRHTTTPEHVPSAHRRYASWTPARIQAFAAEVGPGTTALVETIMSIKPHPEQGFRACLGILQLAKTYGSARLEAACQRGVSIGARSYGSIASILRNGLDRAFQEDPAPDTAPVLHENIRGRGYYH, from the coding sequence ATGCCAGCCGAGAGAGTGTCGATGCGCAAGGTTCGCGAGGTATTACGGCTGCGGCATGCCTGTGGGGCGAGCGAGAGGATGATTGCCCAGTCGGTGGGGATCAGCCGGACGACGGTGGGCGAGTATCTGCGGCGGACGGCGGTGATCGGGATCATCTGGCCGTTGCCGACCGAGATGGACGATGCCGAACTGGAGCGGCGGCTGTTCACGCCGGCCGGGTTCGACACGGCCCTGGTTCGGGCAGCGCCGAACTGGAACCATGTCCATGCCGAGCTCCGCCGCCGGGGTGTAACCCTGGTGCTGCTCTGGGAAGAATACAGAGCAGAGCATCCGGACGGCTACGGTTATAGCCGCTTCTGCGGGCTCTACATCGGTTGGCGCCGTGGTGTCAGCGCCACGATGCGACAGACGCACGTTGCCGGCGAAAGACTGTTCGTCGACTACGCCGGCGACACCGTGCCGGTGTTCGATGGGGCGACCGGAGAGGAGCGTCCGGCGCATGTATTCGTCGCGGTGCTGGGTGCGTCGAACTACACGTATGCCGAGGCCAGATGGAGCGAGGGGCTGGCGGATTGGATTGGCGCGCACGTCAACGCGCTGACGTTTCTGGGCGGCGTGCCGAAGCTCCTGGTCTGCGACAATCTGCGCTCTGGCGTCACGGCCACCTGTCGCTACGAGCCCGGGATCAACCGCACCTACCAGGAGATGGCGGCGCATTACGGCACGGCGGTGCTGCCAGCCCGTGTCCGTCACCCGCGCGACAAGGCCAAGGTCGAAACCGCGGTGCTGATCGTCGAGCGGTTCATCCTGGCGCGGCTGCGCAACCGGCGGTTCCTGTCGCTCGGCGAGCTCAACGAGGCGATCCACGCCGTCCAGGGCGACATGAATGCCCGACTGATGCGCAAGCTTGGCGCCAGCCGGCGGGAGTTCTTCGACAGCATCGACCGGCCGGCGCTGATGCCGCTGCCAGCCGAGCCCTACGCCTATGCCGAGTGGAAGCGCTGCCGGGTGGCACCCGATTACCATGTCGAACTGCACGGCCACTTCTACTCGGTCCCGTCGCGTCTGATCCGCGAGCTGGTCGAAGCCCGCATCACCGATACGACGATCGAGGTGTTCCACGCCGGCCAGCGGGTCGCGGCGCATTCGCGGTCGACGCTGCGCCGGCGGCACACGACAACACCTGAGCACGTGCCGAGCGCCCATCGCCGCTACGCCAGTTGGACGCCGGCGCGGATCCAGGCGTTCGCTGCCGAGGTCGGTCCGGGCACCACCGCCCTGGTCGAGACGATCATGAGCATTAAGCCGCATCCCGAGCAGGGTTTCCGCGCCTGCCTCGGCATCCTGCAGTTGGCCAAGACCTATGGCAGCGCTCGCCTGGAGGCGGCCTGCCAGCGTGGCGTCAGCATTGGCGCCCGCAGCTACGGCTCGATCGCCTCAATCCTGCGAAACGGCCTCGACCGCGCATTCCAGGAGGACCCGGCCCCCGACACCGCTCCCGTACTGCACGAGAACATCCGCGGTCGCGGCTACTACCACTGA
- the otnK gene encoding 3-oxo-tetronate kinase translates to MILLGAIADDLTGATDLASTLRESGMRVVQTIGLPGNHLALPPVDAIVVALKSRSIEPELAVGQSVEAATWLRSLGAGKLIFKYCSTFDSTDRGNIGPVADALLNALGADLTVHCPAFPNNGRTVYQGHLFVGSDLLSESGMRHHPITPMTDSNLPRLLRRQASGDVSLVCHEIVSQGAPAIADAIAAARRAGVRHVVVDALSERHLIDIGLATADLVLVSGSSGIALGIPDSLARQGRFTPNRDPGELRRFAGPSAVLAGSCSRATLGQIAYFKSVPDAASYKLDVAALLDGRDPVDEVMAWASRRLGSKPILIYASETSENVQAILRGYGAGAVDRIEATLGRIAVELHRHGVTRFVVAGGETSGAVVHALGVEALVIGPSIDTGVPWTYATNAKPLAVALKSGNFGSEDFFARALAQQP, encoded by the coding sequence ATGATTCTTCTTGGTGCGATCGCGGACGACCTGACCGGCGCGACGGATCTTGCCAGTACTCTGCGCGAGAGCGGGATGCGCGTCGTGCAGACGATCGGCTTGCCCGGCAACCATCTGGCGCTGCCTCCGGTGGACGCGATCGTCGTCGCGCTGAAGAGCCGAAGTATCGAACCCGAACTCGCGGTGGGACAGTCCGTCGAGGCCGCCACGTGGCTCCGCTCGCTCGGAGCCGGAAAGCTGATCTTCAAATATTGTTCTACTTTCGATTCGACAGATCGCGGCAATATCGGTCCAGTGGCGGACGCCCTGCTCAACGCGCTGGGCGCGGATCTCACGGTCCACTGCCCGGCTTTTCCGAACAACGGCCGTACGGTCTACCAGGGACACCTCTTCGTCGGCTCGGATCTGCTATCGGAATCGGGAATGCGGCATCACCCGATCACGCCGATGACCGACAGCAACCTGCCGCGGCTGCTGCGGCGCCAGGCGAGCGGTGACGTTTCGCTTGTATGTCACGAAATCGTCTCGCAGGGCGCGCCTGCAATCGCCGATGCCATCGCCGCGGCAAGACGGGCAGGTGTCCGACATGTCGTCGTCGATGCGCTCAGCGAGCGTCACCTAATCGACATCGGCCTGGCTACCGCCGATCTCGTACTCGTGAGCGGAAGTTCGGGCATCGCCCTTGGTATTCCCGACAGCCTAGCCCGTCAGGGACGCTTCACGCCAAACCGGGACCCCGGCGAGCTCCGCCGGTTCGCAGGTCCGAGTGCAGTTCTCGCGGGATCCTGTTCGCGGGCGACCCTGGGACAGATCGCATATTTCAAATCAGTGCCCGACGCCGCGAGCTACAAGCTTGATGTCGCAGCCTTACTGGACGGAAGAGATCCGGTCGATGAGGTGATGGCGTGGGCCAGCCGCCGCCTGGGCTCCAAGCCCATTCTGATCTATGCCAGCGAAACCTCAGAGAACGTCCAGGCAATCCTACGTGGGTATGGCGCCGGCGCTGTGGACAGAATCGAGGCAACGCTTGGCCGGATTGCGGTCGAGCTCCATCGCCACGGCGTGACGCGTTTCGTAGTTGCCGGCGGCGAGACCTCCGGGGCCGTGGTACACGCTCTCGGTGTCGAGGCCCTGGTGATCGGCCCCAGCATTGATACCGGTGTGCCCTGGACGTACGCGACGAACGCGAAGCCGCTTGCGGTCGCGTTGAAGTCCGGAAACTTCGGCAGCGAGGACTTCTTCGCCAGGGCGCTGGCGCAACAACCATAA